One segment of Colius striatus isolate bColStr4 chromosome 11, bColStr4.1.hap1, whole genome shotgun sequence DNA contains the following:
- the LOC133626388 gene encoding LOW QUALITY PROTEIN: E3 ubiquitin-protein ligase SMURF2-like (The sequence of the model RefSeq protein was modified relative to this genomic sequence to represent the inferred CDS: substituted 1 base at 1 genomic stop codon), with the protein MTLEVEKGISQLEKVETETKEIEEEARENWTQVPTGGPPAGTRSRRRAWADGPDSAVTLPLRAVGPPPADQNELQVLQYWPFSSSDLYNWKTNHPPFSENPAALTGLVESLMYSHQPTWDDCQQLLNTLFTTEERERIVSEAQQAVRDPAGRPTLTAAEVDEAFPLTRPQWDYNTAAVLFAKNLVKKDFFRLPDPFAKVVVDGSGQCHSTDTVKNTLDPRWNQHYDLYIGKSDSITISVWNHKKIHKKQGAGFLGCVRLLSDTINRLKDTGFQRLDLCKLGPNDNDTVRGQRVVSLQSRDRIGTGGQVVDCSRLFDNDLPDGCEERRTASGRIQYLNHIIRTTQWERPTRPASEYSSPGRPLSCFVDKNTPITGTNGATCGQTSDPWLSERRVRSQRHRNYMSRTHLHTPPDLPEGYEQRTTQQGQVYFLHTQTGVSTWHDPRVPRDLSNINCXELGPLPLGWEIRNTATGS; encoded by the exons atgacacTAGAAGTAGAAAAAGGTATCTCGCAATTAGAAAAGGTTGAAACTGAAACCAAGGAGATTGAAGAAGAGGCTCGGGAAAATTGG ACTCAAGTGCCTACCGGGGGACCGCCCGCCGGCACCCGCAGCAGGAGACGGGCATGGGCGGATGGGCCTGATTCGGCCGTCACTTTGCCTCTTCGAGCGGTTGGGCCACCCCCGGCAGACCAAAATGAGTTGCAGGTGTTGCAGTATTggcctttttcttcatctgatctATATAATTGGAAAACTAATCACCCTCCTTTTTCGGAGAATCCTGCTGCTCTTACAGGTTTAGTCGAGTCTCTGATGTACTCCCATCAGCCGACTTGGGACGACTGTCAGCAATTACTAAACACCCTCTTTACCAccgaagagagagaaagaattgtCTCGGAGGCGCAACAAGCTGTTCGTGATCCTGCCGGGCGACCAACGCTGACGGCGGCAGAAGTCGATGAGGCTTTTCCTTTGACACGGCCGCAGTGGGactataatacagcagcagTACTGTTTGCAAAAAACTTGGTGAAAAAGGACTTTTTCCGACTTCCTGATCCATTTGCCAAGGTCGTGGTGGATGGATCTGGCCAATGCCATTCTACAGATACTGTGAAGAATACACTTGATCCAAGATGGAATCAGCATTATGACCTATATATTGGGAAGTCGGATTCAATTACAATCAGTGTGTGGAATCAcaagaaaattcataaaaaacagGGAGCTGGTTTTCTGGGTTGTGTGAGACTTCTTTCAGATACAATCAACCGCCTTAAAGACACTGGTTTTCAGAGACTGGATCTGTGCAAGCTTGGTCCAAATGACAATGATACTGTTAGAGGACAGAGAGTAGTAAGCCTTCAGTCCAGAGACCGAATAGGCACAGGAGGACAAGTCGTGGATTGCAGTCGGTTATTTGATAATGATTTACCAGATGGGTGTGAGGAGCGGAGGACTGCTTCTGGAAGGATCcagtatttaaatcacattataCGAACAACTCAGTGGGAGCGACCAACACGGCCAGCATCAGAATACTCCAGTCCAGGCAGACCCCTGAGCTGTTTTGTGGACAAGAACACTCCGATTACAGGGACGAACGGTGCAACTTGCGGGCAGACGTCAGATCCCTGGCTGTCAGAGAGGAGAGTCAGGTCgcagaggcacagaaattaCATGAGCAGGACACACTTGCACACTCCTCCTGATTTACCTGAGGGATATGAGCAAAGGACGACTCAGCAGGGTCAGGTCTACTTTCTGCATACTCAGACTGGTGTTAGCACGTGGCATGATCCAAGAGTACCTCGGGATCTTAGCAACATCAATTGTTAAGAGCTTGGTCCACTGCCTCTTGGATGGGAGATCCGAAATACAGCTACAGGCAGCTAG